A window of Chryseobacterium sp. IHB B 17019 genomic DNA:
AATGATGTTTTCCGTATTTTTTTCTACTTCCAGATGTACTTCTTTGGCTTTTTTATCAGATCTCATTCCTTTAAATGAAGGATGACGAAAAACTCCGTCGTCAGTGATCTCGGCATAGCTTACTTCACATACAAGCTCTGGTTTGAGCCAGGTTGCCGTAGCTTTCGGAGGATTGGGGCGGAAGCGGGAAGGTTTATTAATGTCCGGTTCTGTATTAAAAGGATTTTTTTTCGTAATCAAAGGCTTAAATTCTTCCATCATTTCTTTTTGTTTTTTTGAGGAAAAACCTGTCCCCACTTTTCCTACGTAATGAAATTCTTTCCCCTGATACACTCCTAACAGCAAAGAACTGAAAATTTTTGAAGAGCCTTCATTATTCGTGAAACCACCGATTACAACTTCCTGTCTTTTATCAGTTTTAATTTTAAGCCAGTCTTTGGACCGAGCGCCAATATCATACGTACCATTGGCTTTCTTTGCCATAATACCTTCCAGCCCCAGCTTTTGAGCGGCTTCAAAAAACTCTATTCCATCGGTATTAAATATCGTGCTGATTCTGATTCTGTCATCATTATTCTGGCTGAAAATATGATTAAGGATGGCATGTCTTTCCAATAGCGGCAACTGTGTAAGGTCTTTACCATCGTACCAAAGCAGGTCGAATGCGTAAAATATCAGCTCTCCGTCTGTTTCGCTCCGCCAGTTTTGAAGGCTTGCAAAATCGGAAACACCGTTTTTATTGATGACTGTAATTTCCCCGTCAATAACCGCTTTTATATTCCAGTTTTTGAAAATTTCTGTTATTGAATAGTATTTGTCTGTGAATATTTTATTGTTCCGCGATCTCAGGTCTACCTTACCGTTATCAATATATGCGATGGTTCTGTAACCATCCCATTTTACTTCATAAACCCAATCCGGATCACTGAACGGCTCGTCCACAAGAGTTGCCAGCATTGGGGAGATATCTGCCGGCCAGGCTGCCTTTTTCGCTTTTTTTAAAAGTGAGCTGATCTCGTTTTGCGATGTTTTGTCATGAGCCACTGCTTCTTTGCCGATCTCGGTTTGAAGCTTTTTCTGCGGCTCATTTTTTTTAGTTGTTTTTGCCGCCATAATAGTGTATTTTAGAAATACAAAGCATATTTTATGCCTATTTTTCTTAATTTTATACTATTGCAGAATCAAGACTTAGGAAATTTTTATTAAATTAAAATTGATTAAAATATCTCTAAAATTTATCATTAATCTACACTTATGATATTCTGATTTAATTTATTAATTTTTCTCTGCATCC
This region includes:
- the ligD gene encoding DNA ligase D; translated protein: MAAKTTKKNEPQKKLQTEIGKEAVAHDKTSQNEISSLLKKAKKAAWPADISPMLATLVDEPFSDPDWVYEVKWDGYRTIAYIDNGKVDLRSRNNKIFTDKYYSITEIFKNWNIKAVIDGEITVINKNGVSDFASLQNWRSETDGELIFYAFDLLWYDGKDLTQLPLLERHAILNHIFSQNNDDRIRISTIFNTDGIEFFEAAQKLGLEGIMAKKANGTYDIGARSKDWLKIKTDKRQEVVIGGFTNNEGSSKIFSSLLLGVYQGKEFHYVGKVGTGFSSKKQKEMMEEFKPLITKKNPFNTEPDINKPSRFRPNPPKATATWLKPELVCEVSYAEITDDGVFRHPSFKGMRSDKKAKEVHLEVEKNTENIIADTGNTQSEEKKDHIVKASENKSVKTLLNPTEKTQVKKVKGHELKFTNLDKIFWPDEKLRKRDLINYYFQVAPYILPYLKDRPQSMNRFPNGINGKSFYFKDVTGKAPDWVKTFLYHSETDDRDRHYLVGDDEATLLYMANLGCIEMNPWSSTIQKPDHPSFCIIDLDPDKNSFDQVIEAAQVTKQILDDLGIPSYCKTSGSTGLHIYIPLGNKYTYEQSKEFARVIVTLVHNELSEFTSIERAIKDRKGKMYLDFLQNRPHATIAAAYSVRPKPGATVSMPLHWDEVKKGLKMSDFTILNAVERLESEGDIFQPVLGKGIDLVNVIKKFSEGF